The following proteins are encoded in a genomic region of Nonomuraea muscovyensis:
- the gcvP gene encoding aminomethyl-transferring glycine dehydrogenase, giving the protein MTDLSAPPFSTRHIGPSEPERQRMLEAVGFESVADLVAVAVPEAIRAKDRLKLPAAASETEVIAELRDLAGRNEVFTSMIGLGYHDTVTPAVIRRNLLENPGWYTAYTPYQPEISQGRLEALLNFQTVVADLTGLDVAGASLLDEGTAAAEAMTLARRAGKSKSDVFVVDADALPQTKAVLATRAEPLGITLVEHSLDGDLPECFGVLVQYPGASGRLRDFRAVAEAAHDAGALVVAAADLLALTLLTAPGELGADIAIGSSQRFGVPFGFGGPHAAYMSVREGLQRQLPGRLVGVSVDADGDPAYRLALQTREQHIRREKATSNICTAQVLLAVIAGMYAVYHGPEGLRRIAARTHRHAAALAEALRRGGVEVVHGEFFDTVLARVPGKAAEVVRLAAGRRVNLWRADDDHVSIACDETTTPAHLERVLAAFGEALDRPAVAGDELAGLLADDGLDRLPAALARESAYLTHPVFHSHHSETSILRYLRRLQDKDIALDRSMIPLGSCTMKLNASTEMEPITWPEFAAIHPYAPEEQAAGYLELISTLEDWLAEVTGYDAVSLQPNAGSQGELAGLLAIRAYHRANGDAAREVCLIPSSAHGTNAASAVMAGMRVVVVACDSDGNVDLADLDAKIAKHRDALAAIMVTYPSTHGVYEETITEICAKVHEAGGQVYVDGANLNALVGLAKPGEFGADVSHLNLHKTFCIPHGGGGPGVGPVAVRAHLAGYLPGHPLRDGSADPATSDRVGPVSAAPYGSAGILPISWAYIRMMGSDGLTAATQQAILSANYLARRLAPHYPVLYTGRGGLVAHECIVDLRPITKETGVTVDDVAKRLIDYGFHAPTMSFPVAGTLMIEPTESEDLAELDRFADAMIAIRGEIAKVASGEYDRSDNPLRNAPHTAEAVAADEWPHPYTRTEAAYPVPALRDGKYWVPVRRIDQAYGDRNLVCSCPPLEAYED; this is encoded by the coding sequence ATGACCGACCTGTCAGCCCCGCCGTTCTCGACCCGGCACATCGGCCCGTCCGAGCCCGAGCGGCAGCGCATGCTCGAGGCCGTGGGCTTCGAGTCCGTGGCCGACCTGGTGGCCGTGGCCGTCCCGGAGGCCATCAGGGCCAAGGACCGGCTCAAGCTGCCCGCCGCCGCGAGCGAGACCGAGGTGATCGCCGAGCTGCGCGACCTGGCCGGGCGCAACGAGGTCTTCACCTCCATGATCGGCCTGGGCTACCACGACACCGTCACGCCCGCCGTGATCCGCCGCAACCTGCTGGAGAACCCCGGCTGGTACACCGCCTACACGCCGTACCAGCCCGAGATCTCGCAGGGCCGCCTGGAGGCGCTGCTCAACTTCCAGACCGTCGTCGCCGACCTGACCGGCCTCGACGTGGCCGGCGCGTCCCTGCTCGACGAGGGCACCGCCGCCGCCGAGGCGATGACGCTGGCGCGCCGGGCCGGCAAGTCCAAGAGCGACGTGTTCGTGGTCGACGCCGACGCGCTGCCGCAGACCAAGGCGGTGCTCGCCACCCGCGCCGAGCCGCTCGGCATCACGCTGGTGGAGCACTCCCTCGACGGAGACCTGCCCGAGTGCTTCGGCGTGCTCGTGCAGTACCCGGGCGCCTCCGGCCGGCTGCGCGACTTCCGCGCCGTCGCCGAGGCCGCGCACGACGCCGGGGCGCTGGTGGTGGCCGCCGCCGACCTGCTGGCGCTCACCCTCCTCACGGCGCCGGGCGAGCTGGGCGCCGACATCGCGATCGGCTCGTCGCAGCGCTTCGGCGTGCCGTTCGGCTTCGGCGGCCCGCACGCCGCCTACATGTCGGTGCGCGAGGGCCTGCAGCGGCAGCTTCCCGGCCGCCTGGTCGGCGTGTCCGTGGACGCCGACGGCGACCCCGCCTACCGGCTCGCGCTGCAGACCCGCGAGCAGCACATCCGCCGCGAGAAGGCCACCAGCAACATCTGCACCGCCCAGGTGCTGCTCGCCGTCATCGCGGGCATGTACGCCGTCTACCACGGGCCCGAGGGCCTGCGCCGGATCGCCGCCCGCACCCACCGGCACGCCGCCGCGCTCGCCGAGGCGCTGCGCCGCGGCGGGGTCGAGGTCGTGCACGGCGAGTTCTTCGACACCGTGCTGGCCCGGGTGCCCGGCAAGGCCGCCGAGGTGGTCCGCCTGGCGGCCGGGCGGCGCGTCAACCTGTGGCGGGCCGACGACGACCACGTCTCGATCGCCTGTGACGAGACGACCACCCCCGCCCACCTGGAGCGGGTGCTGGCCGCGTTCGGCGAGGCCCTCGACCGGCCGGCCGTCGCCGGTGACGAGCTGGCCGGGCTGCTCGCCGACGACGGGCTCGACCGGCTGCCCGCGGCGCTGGCCCGCGAGTCGGCCTACCTGACCCACCCGGTCTTCCACAGCCACCACTCCGAGACCTCGATCCTGCGCTACCTGCGCCGGCTGCAGGACAAGGACATCGCGCTCGACCGGTCGATGATCCCGCTCGGCTCCTGCACGATGAAGCTCAACGCCAGCACCGAGATGGAGCCCATCACCTGGCCGGAGTTCGCGGCCATCCATCCGTACGCGCCCGAGGAGCAGGCGGCCGGCTACCTGGAGCTGATCAGCACTCTCGAGGACTGGCTGGCCGAGGTCACCGGCTACGACGCGGTGTCCCTGCAGCCCAACGCCGGCTCCCAGGGCGAGCTGGCCGGGCTGCTGGCCATCCGCGCCTACCACCGCGCCAACGGCGACGCGGCCCGCGAGGTGTGCCTCATCCCGTCGTCCGCCCACGGCACCAACGCCGCCAGCGCCGTCATGGCCGGCATGCGCGTCGTCGTCGTGGCCTGCGACTCCGACGGCAACGTCGACCTGGCCGACCTCGACGCCAAGATCGCCAAGCACCGCGACGCCCTGGCCGCGATCATGGTGACCTATCCGTCCACGCACGGCGTGTACGAGGAGACCATCACCGAGATCTGCGCCAAGGTGCACGAGGCGGGCGGCCAGGTGTACGTCGACGGGGCCAACCTCAACGCGCTGGTCGGACTGGCCAAGCCGGGCGAGTTCGGCGCCGATGTGTCCCACCTCAACCTGCACAAGACGTTCTGCATCCCGCACGGCGGCGGCGGGCCCGGCGTCGGCCCGGTCGCGGTCCGCGCCCACCTGGCCGGCTACCTGCCCGGCCACCCGCTGCGCGACGGCTCCGCGGACCCGGCGACGTCCGACCGCGTCGGCCCGGTCTCGGCGGCCCCCTACGGCTCGGCGGGCATCCTGCCGATCTCGTGGGCCTACATCCGCATGATGGGCTCCGACGGCCTCACCGCCGCCACCCAGCAGGCCATCCTGTCGGCCAACTACCTCGCCCGGCGGCTCGCCCCCCACTACCCGGTGCTCTACACCGGGCGTGGCGGGCTGGTGGCCCACGAGTGCATCGTCGACCTGCGGCCGATCACCAAGGAGACCGGCGTCACGGTCGACGACGTGGCCAAGCGGCTCATCGACTACGGCTTCCACGCGCCGACCATGTCGTTCCCCGTGGCCGGCACGCTGATGATCGAGCCGACCGAGAGCGAGGACCTCGCCGAGCTCGACCGGTTCGCCGACGCGATGATCGCCATCCGCGGCGAGATCGCGAAGGTCGCGTCGGGCGAGTACGACCGCTCCGACAACCCGCTGCGCAACGCCCCGCACACCGCCGAGGCCGTCGCGGCCGACGAGTGGCCCCACCCCTACACCCGGACCGAGGCGGCCTACCCGGTGCCCGCGCTGCGCGACGGGAAGTACTGGGTGCCGGTGCGCCGCATCGATCAGGCCTACGGCGACCGCAACCTGGTGTGCTCCTGCCCGCCGCTGGAGGCGTACGAGGACTGA
- a CDS encoding MerR family transcriptional regulator, with protein MAVSSGEGKTAGQEDSVRRESARQRAGEQGLLFDEQPTALPADIGYRGPTACAAAGITYRQLDYWARTALVEPTIRAAQGSGSQRLYSFRDILVLKVVKRLLDTGVSLQQIRTAVQHLRDRGVADLAQITLMSDGVSVYECTSADEVIDLLQGGQGVFGIALGRVWREVEGSLAELPGERAAVADSVPADHPADELAQRRRARRLG; from the coding sequence GTGGCGGTCAGCAGCGGCGAGGGAAAGACAGCCGGCCAGGAAGATTCGGTGCGGCGCGAGAGCGCCCGGCAGCGTGCCGGGGAGCAGGGCCTGCTCTTCGACGAGCAGCCGACGGCGTTGCCGGCGGACATCGGATACCGTGGCCCGACGGCCTGCGCGGCTGCCGGCATCACCTACAGGCAGCTCGACTACTGGGCGCGCACCGCTCTGGTGGAGCCCACGATAAGAGCCGCCCAGGGCTCGGGTTCCCAGCGGCTCTACAGCTTCCGCGACATCCTGGTGCTCAAGGTCGTCAAGCGCCTGCTCGACACCGGGGTGTCCCTGCAGCAGATCCGCACCGCCGTGCAGCATCTGCGTGATCGCGGGGTGGCCGACCTCGCGCAGATCACGCTCATGAGCGACGGCGTCAGCGTCTACGAGTGCACCTCGGCCGACGAGGTGATAGACCTGCTCCAGGGCGGTCAGGGCGTGTTCGGCATCGCGCTCGGCCGGGTCTGGCGGGAGGTCGAGGGCAGCCTCGCGGAGCTGCCGGGGGAACGAGCGGCGGTCGCGGACAGCGTCCCGGCCGACCACCCCGCTGACGAGCTGGCCCAGCGGCGACGGGCGCGCCGCCTGGGGTAG
- a CDS encoding bifunctional nuclease family protein, with the protein MLQMEVVGVRVEMPTNQPIVLLKEAHGERFLPIWIGMTEATAIALAQAEEPPPRPLTHDLFRDVLSALGVGLRAVNIVALRDGIFFADLVFSNGVEVSARPSDSIALALRTGARIFASEEVVQEAGVIIPDDQEDEVEKFREFLDTITPEDFGRAG; encoded by the coding sequence GTGTTGCAGATGGAGGTCGTGGGCGTACGCGTTGAAATGCCCACAAACCAGCCGATCGTCTTGCTCAAGGAGGCACACGGGGAGCGGTTCCTGCCCATCTGGATCGGCATGACCGAGGCCACGGCCATCGCGCTGGCCCAGGCCGAGGAGCCGCCGCCGCGGCCGCTGACGCACGACCTGTTCAGGGACGTGCTGAGCGCCCTGGGTGTCGGTCTGCGTGCCGTCAACATCGTCGCCCTGCGCGACGGCATCTTCTTCGCCGACCTGGTGTTCTCCAACGGGGTGGAGGTGAGCGCGCGGCCGTCCGACTCGATCGCGCTCGCCCTGCGCACCGGGGCGCGCATCTTCGCCAGCGAGGAGGTCGTCCAGGAGGCCGGAGTGATCATCCCCGACGACCAGGAGGACGAGGTGGAGAAGTTCAGGGAGTTCCTTGACACGATCACGCCCGAAGACTTCGGCAGGGCGGGGTAG
- the ftsR gene encoding transcriptional regulator FtsR, whose protein sequence is MSIGEVLALLQGEFPDVTISKIRFLEGEGLIEPERSPSGFRKFTHLHVEQLRYILTEQRDHYLPLRVIKDRMAEELGRPRAVPGAQETQEVRLSRAELLEAAGIDDGTLTELEDYGLLAARARRYDQDALEVARTVGALARFGLHARHLRAVKAAAEREAGLVEQTVAPILKRRAPGAIGEADEVAREASTLLLDLHAALVRIGVRTVLGG, encoded by the coding sequence ATGAGCATCGGGGAGGTCCTCGCCCTCCTGCAGGGCGAGTTCCCCGACGTCACGATCTCCAAGATCCGCTTCCTGGAGGGTGAGGGGCTCATCGAGCCCGAGCGCAGCCCGTCGGGCTTTCGCAAGTTCACCCACCTGCACGTGGAGCAGTTGCGCTACATCCTCACCGAGCAGCGCGACCACTACCTCCCGCTGCGGGTGATCAAGGATCGGATGGCCGAGGAGCTCGGCCGCCCCCGCGCCGTCCCCGGCGCGCAGGAGACGCAGGAGGTGCGGCTGAGCCGTGCCGAGCTGCTGGAGGCGGCCGGGATCGACGACGGGACGCTCACCGAGCTGGAGGACTACGGCCTGCTCGCCGCCCGCGCCAGGCGCTACGACCAGGACGCGCTGGAGGTGGCGCGCACCGTCGGCGCGCTGGCCCGCTTCGGCCTGCACGCCCGTCACCTGCGCGCCGTCAAGGCGGCGGCCGAGCGTGAGGCGGGGCTGGTCGAGCAGACCGTCGCGCCGATACTCAAACGGCGCGCGCCCGGCGCGATCGGCGAGGCGGACGAGGTGGCCCGGGAGGCCTCCACGCTGCTGCTCGACCTGCACGCCGCGCTGGTGCGCATCGGCGTGCGCACCGTCCTGGGAGGATGA